TCATATTCTGTTAATGTATTACATTATTTGAACGaaattgaagaaaaaaaaagagaaagtgaaacattaataaatacttgtaaaaatatatataataaaacaattcAATTACatgaattaaaattaaaaattaatgatattattaatagtaaGGAAAATCAAATTATTCAaggaattaataatataactcAAAAAATAGAAGAATTAGAACAATTAAAATGTAATACTacaaaatatgaagaaatattagataaaaaagaatatgaatatataaattcaatTAGTGCTTCATACAAATATACAAAGAcagatattttattaaaaactgatataaaaaaaatcaatgagaattttcataataatctcagaaaattatatgatataaaaaataatatttatacaccAAGAGCAAATGTAGATACAAGTATTAACATAGAACagattaatattttatttgatgaaaatcataaaaatataaatagtatTCAAAGTGACATAAGAACAATTAATATTACACTTGATGAATTATTAGATAAAGGGAAAAAATGTGAAATTTCGTTGTATAATTcgatatgtataaatattagaaataaaatatatgataatataagaaGAATCAAAAATAATCAAGAGGAGGCTCAAATGTGTTTACATTATATTGAGAACAATATTACTTCTTTAGATAGTGATATAcatacatttaataattataacaatgaacatataataaGTAGTTATATATCTTCAAATATAGAAAACAcacatgaatatataatcaatTTAAAATCGCTTATAGAAAATGTCGAAAGGATAAATAATCACATAAATAAGGAATTTATTGTAGTAAAtcaaaaaacaaatatagaATCATTACAAAAGAAAGATGAAATTTTGTTAGAATTTTATAATGATTTTAAaaaggaagaagaaaatattaataacatttataaaaatatacatatcaaaaaattaaaagaaatagaaaatagtttagaaaaatatgataatttaacaacagcatttaataaaatgatagAAACACAAAAGAgcaatatattaaaaaatgaaaacgaATTCAAGATAATCGAAAAAAACACAGAGGATAAGAAGAAAGACATTGctgttataaataatatgtccTTAAAGATTGAATCGGTTACATTCTTTAATCAAGAATATCGTagtattatgaatattattcaGGATATGCATAATTTAGAACAAACAAATTATTCCGAAAGACTAAATGTGAAACAATATTTAGAATACATATCTACCTTAATCGGAAGAACAAATGAGTTCTCAAAAATGTTACaacaatatgaaaataataaaattaccAAAGAAAATCTTTTCCAATTTAATCTAGAGgaaattcataataatataggaaaactaaaagagaaaataaataatgtatataataaatttgttaaaTTAATGGAagatgttaaaaaaaatgaagagtCATTAAACGATAATgctaatattaaaaatattataaataacatatggaaaaatatatatagtatcaaagaaaatatttcaaaaaatttacctggaaaagataaattattagaaatagaaaatgaactaaatgatatgaaaaatattatgaatgaaacaaaaagaatatctaatataaatgaatatgttAAAACAAATATTCATGAAGGAATAGGTTATAAAAGTAAGGAAGATgactataaaaatattgaaaatattaatgaattattatatcaaCTTAAAAGAGATAATAAAAGAGTTCAAgatgaattattaataattaatcatgctaataaaaaattagaagaaaggataaattatataaatattatatttaggACAATATCAAGCACAGATGATAATACCATTCGAAAATTTGCTGAAGGTTATGTTTTTGAATctacaaaattatatgacCAATCAAaacaaattttattaaaactcAATGAATTATCAGATCATCATTTTAAAGAGATCACTTATCTAGACGCAGAGAGAATCAAatgtgaagaaaaaataaaaagaaaagaagaagaaataaagaaaCAAGAAGAATTGAAAAGAAAGGAAGACGAATTGGTAGAAAAATTTAATGAAGAATTGatagaaaatatagaaacagccttagaaaatgaaatagaaaatatatggaaagataataatacaaaaagtGAAGTACAACAAAAATTATCTGAAGcaattgaagaaaaaatgaaaaataaaattgatgaattaacaaatgaaaatgatgatatagtaaaaaataataaacaaatgttcaaagataaattaaatgatgaattaaaaaaaataaaagaacaagtaaaaaaaaaaattgataaacTTATCATAGaaaaagatgaagaaaaacaaaaggaaaaaaaaaatacacaaatAAATGAAACTAACACTAACAAAAATACAACTGAATTAATTAACAATAGTAGTGACACTACAAAAATTAAGgatgaagaaaattataaagaaatgaaaacagaagaagaagaaaaagaaaaagaaaacgaaaatgaaaatgaaaaagaaaatgaaaaagaaaatcaaCAAAACGATTTGGTAAAAactaataatgatgaaaaagatattaataataataatagttcaAGAAATAGTAATACAAATAAGGAACCAATACATATGTCAACAGATAAACTTGTTGATATAAATCCATCATCACATCATACACTTGATACAAAAgaagtaaataataattcagaAGGTATACTAGATAATACATTAGAAAATAATTCAATAATAcaagaagatataaaaaatagagatgataataatacacatagaaataatgattataaaaattttcaaaGAGGAAGAGGTTTgaatattgtaatatatattgcaGGTGGGTTAATTATTTTTGCAGTAATATTTGGTAGTATtagttttttaatatttaaaatatataaaacagaaaaatatgatatcAATATGAGTCATGATACTTTTATACGTAATGATGATATACTTTTCCAAAATAAAGATCAAATGATTGAAGTAGTTTTcaatgaatataattataatcagtattaataataaattgtattttataacaggagaaaaaatggaaatattagaaaaatattCACATAGAAACGTGACCTATAATACAATATGTATAGAACAACATTGATCATTTTTTAGAGtataaaattacatatatgatataagaaagaaaaagaataacAAAATGcccatatataatatttaattatataattatataattttttttttttttttttttttttatatatataaaattaaaacttTATGTATAACCcttttaataatgatagcCTTATGagtatatgaaaaattaggATAATAATTTGTATTGAATTGtcctatatttatatatcattttactttattttttataattttgttaaatggcaacaaaatatatatatatatatatatatatatatatatattaaataaccaaaatgtaatttataaaatttcacgttggaattaataaaaaattttttgaaaatatatattttttaaattatttatatattcatgtaATTAAATAGAACATAttaaacagaaaaaaaaatatataaaataaaaaatattatacaaatgtataattaaatatcagaaatatatattttattttattgtttacCTTATAgtattttatacataataaaaataacactatatatatatggaggttattataatataatataatttcataGGATAATGttgtaaataattttatatgtatatatatatatatatatatatatatatatgtgtacattaaaaaaaaaaaaaaaaaaattaaataaataagaaaaattaagaacttaatattaataattttattttaacaaattaAGAAATTTCCTcttatatttaaagaaacacatataatttatatatataatataatagggGTACACATTTTAAAATCCTTAATTTGTTGCATagtttatacatatatattttaataaaaaaatgttcaaataattatatttaaatagaacaaaaagaaaaagaaaaagaaaaaaaaatgtcatGTTCTATagtattaaattatatattatataccataatataataatccctttttatttttcaaaaaaaaggaaaaaatgtGTACGCATTATTCAACTTTaatcatttgttttatttaaatagaaaaaaagggagaacttgaaaaaaaaaaaattttaatttaattatattattattctaatattaaaaaaattaaaaaaaaaaaaaaaaaaaaaaagtataactCTCTTTTAGAACCCACGGAACAtcatatatgataattataatgaaaaaaaaaaaagacatgTAGATGAATAATTGGAAATTAAAATTGCtagtttttataaaatgttaatataaaaaattatagttAGCAATATGTACAaacttgtttttttttttaaaaagtacattatattattttttattcgaCATGGGGAAAggtttatatcatatatgtaaaaaaaaaaaaaaaaaaaaaaaaaatatttcaggTATTCTTTTATagaaaacaaataataaaaagaaagaaattaaaaaaatatatagaggaataataattcatatattttttattcttatttatattaaaaagatatttaatatgaaaataatacgAGAGTTGTTCTATTTATTTTCTCTGTCCTTTTGTTTCATTATATTGGCAAGATCTAGTTGTAcgccttttttttttttgtttttaaccaaagaaaaaaaaaaaagaaaatgaatttccttgtaattttttatcttttctttaaaatgtacttataaatgtaataatacTATTCTTAGTACTTCTGTTTATTCaaaattttctttcttttttagtAACATAACTATCCATATTTAACACACGAACCCAATAAATctcttattattaattaaacaTAAACAGAATTAACCACGTAAAATTTTAGGtacaattttaaaaattaattaattattaatttgttttttcttaaaagtgtaataatttttttttttttttttttttttttttgtgaaaaTTAAGTatatttgatttatattaaacttataaataaataaatatatatatatataatatcataatatGTAACTTCCTATatctaatttatttttttggtgTTAAATTTTCCCTATAAATATTTggttatatattatctttttttattattgtttttctGTTTCATATGATTAATGTatagataattatatatatatatatatatatatatatatatatatatatatacttattatatattgaatatatattacatgtaTCGGTCTAATATTTACTATtcaaaacattttttttttttttatatttaatatccCAAAGTGGgcttattttaaattaatatgacACATGTACATTATACACATATTCCAAATAGAttctaattatatatatttgttttacaaaaataattaaattataacgTCACAAGTTTACAACATAATTAGAATTTGATTTTACCACCACCATTATATAAGATCATACAAATTATAATAGTTATTATAAAGAGTAACATATAGAACTCAAATATTAagatgaattttttttttttttttttttttgttaatatttttatttgaaatataacAGTATTActattttaaatatgaagACATATACTTTAtggaatattttttgtaacattttatttatcctttttggtaatataatatatatttaatatttatataatctattactttttatattcctacatatttgttattttcaaatgatatttatttcataatatatatatatatgtttatttatttatttcctttttttaggAATAACTTACCAACATGATGCACATGTATTTAGTAAAAATGAGGAAAGCTCATTTCCATCTTCAGAAGAGAATTCACAAAATAGTAATACACTTAATTTAAATACAGTAAATACTACTAGTTTCtcagatatatataatatttataataattcagaAAAGAATATTAATTTCAATAataggaataaaaaaaagccTTTTAGAAATGCATCAttcataaacataaaaaacgAAAGACAAGAAATAAGTAATACAGATACTAcatatgaaaatttaaaCGGAAAAACAAACAGtacattaataaaatataataataatgataaaattattaaggaacattcaaataataatattcaatcATTTATTGATAAAAAAGACATTGTGTGGGAAAACAGAAGTATTTTAGATTATatggatataataaatgatagTGATGATAAGATTTTCTCAATTGAATCGTATTTACGTGAGTTACAAGCATGTAAAGAAgctattctatatataacattttatagCTTAGCaaagaaagaaaattatgaacCAGTTCAACGCAATATTGATAGTTTCTATAAGTTCATGGAGAAGAATGAAGATACATGCTTAGCAGGATCAAAAAATAGATTCAACTTTTTAGTTTATAGTTTAGAAAATGCTgcaaaatttaattataacaaGTTGCAATATGAAAATCACTTGAATGAATACAaatcaataaaaaataaattttatcattgtatagatgataaaaattatgatattagaaataaaataactgaaataaaaaaaggagTTGAACATGTACTTAGAGAATCAATTACAAATGACCGTCGATATCGCATGGACAGATatcaattaaatataaacctTTATATAACCAACTTAAAACAAATTTCACCTATATCTAATAATACAACTATAAAAAAAGCCCAAACTCTCATAGAAGAAAGTGAAAGAACTATTAAGGCTGTAAAAAAGGAACTtgaagatgataataatatatattccattgAATTTGTTCAAGATGAATTAAGAGATATTGTCAAAAGATATACTTTTCATTTTCAACAAATTGATAAAGGAAAAACAGAAATGGAGAAATTTGTGAAAGAAGCTGCTGACAGAAATTTACAAAAAGAAGCATATGCTCAAAAAGTAATGGAATCtactaatattttttcttactaTAAATATAGTAATGGTGTTATAAGTACGTTgaattcattatttaataaatatgaaaagatACTAAATAATTTGTATAACAACGTTTATATAGctttagaaaataaaattgaatCCAAATTAAATTTCAATAATTTcgacaaaaaatataaacctATAGTTGCAGAAACCGAAAAATTAACGAAATATGTTGCTGATTTAGTTaaattgtataaaaaaaaaaacgttgTGTCTAGTGGATCACAAAATGCAAAACTTATAAAAGCTCAGacatcatataataatgaagttAGTTCATTAGAATCTTGTAATAAACAATTAAATGCTTCATTAAAAGCTATGAAGGATGCTCAAAATACAATTCAATCTGCTAAATCTGATttggaaaatataaagaagtCATTATCTAAAAAGAAATTCATTGAAAAAACAGAAGAACTTTTAAAATCaatggaaaatataaaaaagaaagaaaatggattaattgaaaaatataaaattattttcatatgtttTCACATAATCTTTTACTATACGAAGATTATAGCTTACTTGATCTTTTATCTTAGTCATAATATCTTCATATTGTAACAATTGCATTTCAGTATCTTTTACTGGTAAGGAATactcatcatcatcatataaactataaaaatattcatgtTCAACCTTCATaacaatatttttgtatattttcatatcttCAATTTCATCCTCATATTCATCTATACTATGTTTTAGctctaataataatttatcataaTGATCTGATGAATGTGATAAAACTGTGTTGAGATAGTATAAGCACTTTCCtataatatcatcattaattattaaaagatcAGCCATTGATTTTtccaaaatttttataatatttataatattttctgttttaattttaattatactatcgtatttatcttttatataatctaatatatttttttcgtcatttaaattttttttcttattaacagtagctttatattttaaaatgtcTTGGAAATCTGTATTTACTTTATTCAATGGGTCCTTAAAAACATTATTCAGTTCAGATTTCACCtttttatgtatttcttctttctttctCATATGTTCCGTTACGTCAATTAATTTATGATTATCAACTGCATCAATATCTGCCACTGTTTTTGTTATGATAGTATTTAggtttattatatgtttaatatagTTTGCatgtttttctatatattcaaGAAAATTAATCGTGTCTCTTTGAATACGTTTTCTGAAAGCTTCATCCTCTTCTACTTTCAattcatcataattataattatgtatatatacaacAGCTTTAACAATATTAGTTCTTAAAGATGGAACAGTTGAATATTTCTGATCAATAATTNNNNNNNNNNNNNNNNNNNNNNNNNATGTTTCCAATTGTtttctaaattatttttcatttgttcttgcatatttcttaaattttctactttttctttttttaattcgaTATCAACTAATTTTGGAATTTCATCTTTTAGTAGTTctcttattttttctattcttttcaattccttttctttaataattaataattcatttatttttttctcaacatcatcttttaatttctttttaaattcatCATCTAATGTTTCTTTCCATTTGCtgtaattttcttttatatattcatgttCTTCTTTGTCTAGTTTTTCAGttacttttaataataatggatTTTGTAAATCGCTTATCATTCCATGttctatttctttttttatagaatCTTTGTTAATATCTCTTCTCTAACATTAATTgtaaacaaattaaatatgGAACCAGAAcaattaataaatgaaaataaggataaatggaaaaatgaattaaaagaagaatttAATGCACAACTAAAAAACGTTTTGGAGGAAAAGATAAATGATTTGTTGActaaaaatcaaaatgaaTTACAAGAGATAGATAAAATAAGAcaacttttaaaaaaagaaatgcacgaattaataaaaagcaaatcaaaagaagaagatattGATAAGCTACATGATAGAGAAACACATTTGAGGGAAAACATAGAAAAAACATTGATAAGCAGAATAGATGAGGAAATAACCAAAGAAAATCAACACataattaaagaaaataaggAAGAATGGAAAAATAGATTGAATAAAGAATTTAATGAAACATTAAATGTAGAATTAAAGAAACATATTGATGATTTATCtgataaaagaagaaaagaattgaagaaaatagaagaaatagaagaaaaattaaaaatagaaatgCCTAGAATTAtcaatgaaaaaataaaggcATCATACGAGGATATATGGAGAAATAAAGACGAAAgtgaagaaataataaatactaAAATGgaacattttaaaaatgaattaaacaGTAAATTCAAAAGTCAAATAGAAGatgatatgaaaaaattaatactACAAGAATTAAGCACTAATAAAGAGGTAATAATGGAAGGAAATAATGACAAATGGGAAACAAAATTGGACACTGATTTTAAAAAGAAGATAGATGAAGACATGAGAAAAAGAATAGataatttaaagaaaaagaaagtagatgaattaaaaacaataaaagGAATAAGAGATATATTAGATAAACAAATTAAAGATGTAATGGATAAACGATTAAAtgtaaattatgaaaaagtATTGAAAgattatgaagaaaatgaaaatagaTTAAAATCAAATGTGCAGAAATtaaatgatttaataaattcaagtttaaaaaaagatatggAAAAAGATTTagaaacaataataatagaacAACTAAACATTAAACAATCTGGTATTGTTAAAGAAATTAAAGAAGAATGGAATCAGAAATTGAAAACAGAATTTAATCAAAAATTACATGACTTATTAAAGAAACATATGGACGAATTATCATTACTCAAAGAAAAAGAGctgaaaagaataaaagaaataaaaaaacaattaaatGAACCTATACAAAAGATGATTGAGGATGAATTGATAAGTAGAAATGATGATATGTTAAAAGATAGAGAAGGATTGGAGAATAAATTAGAAAGCGATTTAACAAGGAAAATGAATGAATTAATGAACgcaaataatgatataatagaAGCAAATAAGGAAGTATGGGaagaaaaattgaaaaaagaatttaaagaaaatttaaaatctagaataaataaaaaagtaaaggaaacagaaaaaattagtgaaataaaagaaaaattaaataaagaaattccAAAAATGATAAAGAGTAAATTGGAAAAGGAAACTTATgaaacattaaaaaataatgaattttCATTGAAGATAAAATTAGAATCAGATTTGGTAACAAATATTGGTAAATTAGTAAATGAAaaggataatataataaatgaaaatattaatatatggaaaaaCAAATTAGAGGTAGAATTTAAAccaatattaaataataaattccATGAAAAAGCAAATGA
This region of Plasmodium sp. gorilla clade G2 genome assembly, chromosome: 13 genomic DNA includes:
- a CDS encoding reticulocyte binding protein 2 homologue a, putative; this translates as MISDLQNPLLLKVTEKLDKEEHEYIKENYSKWKETLDDEFKKKLKDDVEKKINELLIIKEKELKRIEKIRELLKDEIPKLVDIELKKEKKYSTVPSLRTNIVKAVVYIHNYNYDELKVEEDEAFRKRIQRDTINFLEYIEKHANYIKHIINLNTIITKTVADIDAVDNHKLIDVTEHMRKKEEIHKKVKSELNNVFKDPLNKVNTDFQDILKYKATVNKKKNLNDEKNILDYIKDKYDSIIKIKTENIINIIKILEKSMADLLIINDDIIGKCLYYLNTVLSHSSDHYDKLLLELKHSIDEYEDEIEDMKIYKNIVMKVEHEYFYSLYDDDEYSLPVKDTEMQLLQYEDIMTKIKDQVSYNLRIVKDYVKTYENNFIFFN
- a CDS encoding reticulocyte binding protein 2 homologue a, putative, with protein sequence MKTYTLWNIFCNILFILFGITYQHDAHVFSKNEESSFPSSEENSQNSNTLNLNTVNTTSFSDIYNIYNNSEKNINFNNRNKKKPFRNASFINIKNERQEISNTDTTYENLNGKTNSTLIKYNNNDKIIKEHSNNNIQSFIDKKDIVWENRSILDYMDIINDSDDKIFSIESYLRELQACKEAILYITFYSLAKKENYEPVQRNIDSFYKFMEKNEDTCLAGSKNRFNFLVYSLENAAKFNYNKLQYENHLNEYKSIKNKFYHCIDDKNYDIRNKITEIKKGVEHVLRESITNDRRYRMDRYQLNINLYITNLKQISPISNNTTIKKAQTLIEESERTIKAVKKELEDDNNIYSIEFVQDELRDIVKRYTFHFQQIDKGKTEMEKFVKEAADRNLQKEAYAQKVMESTNIFSYYKYSNGVISTLNSLFNKYEKILNNLYNNVYIALENKIESKLNFNNFDKKYKPIVAETEKLTKYVADLVKLYKKKNVVSSGSQNAKLIKAQTSYNNEVSSLES